One genomic region from Yarrowia lipolytica chromosome 1C, complete sequence encodes:
- a CDS encoding uncharacterized protein (Compare to YALI0C04928g, similar to Saccharomyces cerevisiae YPD1 (YDL235C); ancestral locus Anc_2.27, similar to uniprot|O94321 Schizosaccharomyces pombe Multistep phosphorelay regulator 1.) → MSIDDTMLRQYGGEPQHETEYSEPTHSINSNDIVDWNTFSQILGMDEDPDDHDFSKMIIEDYYEQADSTFLQMDQALESRDLSLLSSLGHFLKGSSASLGLSKVQLSCEKIQHFGAHKDETGAVSIPDDEQCLENVRTTLLQAKGDYNEAKEWLSNFFAK, encoded by the coding sequence ATGTCCATCGACGATACAATGCTGCGACAGTACGGCGGAGAACCGCAACACGAGACGGAGTACTCGGAACCCACCCACAGCATCAACTCCAATGACATTGTGGACTGGAACACTTTTTCGCAGATTCTGGGCATGGACGAGGATCCGGACGACCATGACTTCAGCAAAATGATCATTGAAGACTACTACGAGCAGGCGGACTCGACCTTTCTGCAGATGGACCAGGCGCTCGAGTCTCGGGACCTGTCGCTTCTGTCTTCGCTGGGCCACTTTCTGAAGGGATCTTCGGCCTCTCTGGGCCTTTCCAAGGTGCAGCTTTCGTGCGAGAAGATTCAGCACTTTGGTGCCCACAAGGACGAGACTGGAGCTGTTAGTATACCCGATGACGAGCAGTGTTTGGAGAACGTGCGAACGACGTTGCTGCAGGCAAAGGGAGATTACAATGAGGCCAAGGAGTGGCTGAGTAACTTTTTTGCCAAATGA
- a CDS encoding uncharacterized protein (Compare to YALI0C05104g, weakly similar to uniprot|Q02771 Saccharomyces cerevisiae YER058w PET117 cytochrome c oxidase assembly factor, similar to Saccharomyces cerevisiae PET117 (YER058W); ancestral locus Anc_7.239) — protein sequence MSRAAKLTFGITSALTIGTITYVHFDQRWAQEALRQGPINDMERVKQHREDKQRRFDAMNDDEKAEFLRKEKVRKELLAEHDMQLKLKEQYEKVQPLSKS from the coding sequence ATGTCTCGAGCAGCAAAACTCACGTTTGGAATCACGTCGGCTCTCACCATCGGCACCATTACATATGTGCATTTCGACCAGAGGTGGGCCCAGGAGGCTCTCCGACAGGGCCCTATTAACGACATGGAGCGAGTCAAGCAGCACCGAGAGGACAAGCAGCGACGGTTTGACGCCAtgaacgacgacgaaaagGCCGAGTTTCTGCGTAAGGAAAAGGTGCGAAAGGAGTTGCTCGCAGAGCACGATATGCAGCTCAAGCTGAAGGAGCAGTACGAGAAGGTGCAGCCGTTGTCTAAGAGCTAA
- a CDS encoding uncharacterized protein (Compare to YALI0C05038g, similar to ca|CA5054|IPF3704 Candida albicans unknown function, similar to Saccharomyces cerevisiae MGS1 (YNL218W); ancestral locus Anc_2.26) produces the protein MVSCPVCGKSVDLARVNAHLDEGCPDEAPENTPSKSFLKRERRDKSEFETPKKKPCSKTVFSRRSPSESESDFTQRQRMTLGPKPEGRKLDFGAPASVDPSPAAPPTPAAPKSAATKEPARHTPLPELCRPQTLDDISGQKELMAVLRRFVAYGRIPSIIFWGPPGVGKTTLARILAKTSGNRFVELSATQNNVADVKKVIDQANNEWKLLKRGTILFIDELHRFSKAQQDVLLPAVEKGDITLIGATTENPSFRLVGALTSRCRVLTLKKLSMKDIKEVVERSLVKYNDTAEHEVILPTEVIDYIAGIADGDVRSALNILELVVSVCDIVEEQPEKAVEEEKPEETKDTTTEACAANDTTDATNEATPDDSAILSDSEAAENPASSSQDASSQLTVTASPPKRYRTTTLREIKNVIRRTHVLYDKNGDNHYDAISAFHKSIRGSDPDATLFYLGKMLKSGEDPLYIARRMVRIASEDIGLADDSLLPLCTAAYTGIQQVGMPEGDCILAHAAVKLALADKSVKVYKAWGMVKEALSDEHGLLAAEIPIHLRNAPTKLMKELGYGKEYKYNPRFLGGKVKQDYMPEGYENVKFMPERHLGTEIDPELEGEIIDEETEAEYYGGVMI, from the coding sequence ATGGTATCTTGTCCTGTCTGTGGCAAATCCGTCGATCTGGCACGTGTCAACGCCCATCTAGACGAAGGCTGTCCCGATGAGGCGCCAGAAAACACACCCAGCAAGTCGTTTCTGAAACGCGAACGCCGCGATAAATCCGAGTTCGAAACGCCCAAGAAAAAACCGTGCTCCAAGACCGTTTTTTCACGCAGATCTCCATCCGAATCTGAGTCTGATTTTACACAACGACAGAGAATGACGCTGGGTCCTAAACCGGAGGGAAGAAAACTCGACTTTGGTGCTCCGGCATCCGTGGATccgtctccagctgctcctcccaCCCCAGCTGCTCCCAAATCAGCAGCAACCAAAGAACCTGCTCGTCACACGCCTCTTCCTGAATTGTGTCGACCACAAACGTTGGACGACATTTCGGGCCAAAAGGAGCTGATGGCTGTATTGCGGCGGTTTGTAGCGTACGGCCGGATCCCCTCAATCATCTTCTGGGGCCCTCCAGGTGTTGGAAAAACGACTTTGGCCCGGATTCTGGCCAAGACGTCAGGCAATCGGTTTGTAGAGCTGTCAGCAACTCAGAATAACGTGGCAGATGTGAAAAAGGTGATTGATCAGGCAAACAACGAGTGGAAGCTGCTGAAACGAGGAACTATTCTGTTCATTGACGAGTTGCATCGGTTTTCAAAGGCTCAACAGGACGTGCTTCTGCCTGCAGTTGAAAAGGGAGACATTACATTGATTGGAGCGACTACAGAGAACCCCTCTTTTCGCCTAGTGGGTGCTCTGACGAGTCGATGTCGAGTTTTgactctcaagaagctgtccATGAAGGATATCAAGGAGGTTGTGGAACGCAGTCTTGTTAAGTACAATGATACAGCTGAACACGAGGTGATTTTGCCAACAGAGGTGATCGACTACATTGCTGGCATTGCCGATGGAGACGTGAGAAGCGCCTTGAACATCCTGGAGCTCGTGGTTTCTGTTTGTGACATTGTTGAGGAGCAGCCTGAGAAGGCAGTAGAGGAGGAAAAACCTGAGGAAACCAAagacaccaccaccgaaGCCTGCGCGGCCAACGACACCACCGACGCCACAAATGAAGCAACACCAGATGATAGTGCCATTTTGAGCGATAGTGAGGCTGCTGAAAACCCTGCTTCAAGCTCACAAGACGCCAGCTCTCAACTGACTGTCACTGCATCACCACCAAAGAGATACCGAACCACAACGCTTCGGGAGATAAAAAACGTGATCAGAAGAACACACGTGCTGTACGACAAGAACGGTGACAATCACTACGATGCCATTTCTGCATTTCACAAGTCCATCAGAGGCTCTGATCCAGATGCCACCCTGTTTTACCTCGGAAAAATGCTCAAATCTGGTGAGGATCCGCTGTATATAGCACGCCGAATGGTTCGAATTGCCTCGGAGGACATTGGATTGGCAGACGACAGTTTGTTACCTCTATGTACTGCTGCTTATACTGGTATCCAACAAGTGGGCATgccagaaggagattgcaTTCTTGCCCATGCTGCCGTCAAACTGGCACTAGCAGACAAATCCGTCAAAGTGTACAAGGCCTGGGGCATGGTTAAGGAGGCTCTTTCCGATGAACATGGTCTGCTAGCCGCCGAGATTCCCATTCATCTCAGAAATGCTCCTACCAAGCTTATGAAGGAGCTTGGATACGGAAAGgagtacaaatacaaccCGCGGTTCCTGGGTGGCAAAGTCAAACAGGATTACATGCCTGAAGGGTATGAGAATGTCAAGTTCATGCCCGAGAGACACCTGGGAACAGAGATTGATCCGGAGTTGGAGGGAGAGATTATCGATGAGGAGACGGAGGCTGAGTATTATGGCGGTGTGATGATCTAG
- a CDS encoding uncharacterized protein (Compare to YALI0C04906g, some similarities with uniprot|Q9HEJ2 Neurospora crassa NCU01381.1 related to disease resistance protein aig2): MSPPNSNLIVIAPQNPPTQNSPYSLLRRKRMSTAFFYGTLTRPEVLGRVIANSFEVPAHVKVSPATLHDHVRYHVKNRDYPGVIAKSGASVQGTVAFNLSDSDVAKLDVFEGEDYKRVVVDVDVDGTKVPAHLYLWIGGEDRLDDKEWDVNVFVKEKMDSWLYEELGVHVKTRE; the protein is encoded by the exons ATGTCCCCCCCAAATTCCAACCTTATCGTTATCGCACCCCAAAATCCACCGACTCAAAACAGTCCGTATTCGCTACtcagaagaaaaagaatgTCCACTGCGTTTTT CTATGGAACTCTTACTCGTCCAGAGGTTCTCGGAAGAGTGATTGCAAACTCGTTTGAGGTTCCTGCTCACGTGAAAGTCTCTCCAGCGACTCTACATGATCACGTGCGATATCACGTGAAGAACCGTGACTACCCTGGTGTGATTGCCAAGTCTGGCGCTTCTGTTCAAGGCACTGTGGCCTTCAATCTTTCGGATTCAGATGTGGCCAAACTCGATGTTTTTGAGGGCGAAGATTACAAGCGTGTTGTTGTCGATGTTGATGTCGATGGAACGAAGGTTCCCGCCCACTTGTATCTTTGGATCGGAGGTGAAGATCGGTTGGATGACAAGGAGTGGGATGTGAATGTGTttgtcaaggagaagatggacagTTGGCTCTATGAGGAGCTCGGGGTCCATGTCAAGACGAGGGAATAA
- a CDS encoding 60S ribosomal protein eL34 (Compare to YALI0C05082g, similar to uniprot|P40525 Saccharomyces cerevisiae YIL052c RPL34B ribosomal protein L34.e, similar to Saccharomyces cerevisiae RPL34A (YER056C-A) and RPL34B (YIL052C); ancestral locus Anc_7.237): MVQRVTYRRRNGYNTRSNRVKIIKTPGGNLRYLHIKKAAGRPKCGECGIALAGIPTLRPRELATVSRPTKTVQRAYGGSLCANCVKDRVVRAFLIEEQKIVKTVLKETSK, from the exons atggTCCAGCGAGTTACTTACCGACGACGAAACGGAT ACAACACCCGATCCAACCGAgtcaagatcatcaagaCTCCCGGTGGAAACCTCCGATACCTGCacatcaagaaggctgccgGCCGACCCAAGTGCGGTGAGTGCGGCATTGCTCTTGCTGGTATCCCCACCCTGCGACCCCGAGAGCTTGCTACCGTTTCTCGACCCACCAAGACCGTCCAGCGAGCCTACGGCGGCTCTCTGTGCGCCAACTGTGTCAAGGACCGAGTTGTTCGAGCTTTCCTCAtcgaggagcagaagatcGTCAAGActgttctcaaggagaccaGCAAATAA
- a CDS encoding uncharacterized protein (Compare to YALI0C05060g, weakly similar to uniprot|Q8WZY8 Neurospora crassa Conserved hypothetical protein, similar to Saccharomyces cerevisiae YDL233W; ancestral locus Anc_2.32) encodes MNNNPYQSLSRNRFAPMARKGSEDMSNAGSGHLQHAQLPSNMPTQQGQQGQQQGGPGQQGHMGQGPGQGQGHMGHGLGPPGQQGMPGQGSPQPGPPQGLGMAGHTPQPGHNQPNPNPGHTPQPGHNANPGHTPNPGHTPNPGHPQNPQQQQQQGQPGMPNHTPNPGNAPTPVPGPNPGPGVSGPSPNPAGLGQPGMAQPGLGQPGQMGPGGPNSNPAFAAAQAAKLQAMNRMGKPIQPAQGFRKQIVGTAIVRLLQYCEILGTTNEAILTDINFWKKFVGDFFSENGLMRYSVSNGKETKQFEVPLQIIPRYYHTFFMSNTKRIQIVLENPREFLTSQSGHFVQCTRASVIYTFKDGVSVVSTGSMRTLLNRFLRIEWLDFHTLEHQEMVLRQNIPQMIQWDRDNNQGQNNNEGGPPFSLKPSNVTSFGVASSVMRCLEISETMSHMRDLMMFSLQTNVTGPLHALETFSKVLQNRDQGQAAGLGQAPGLGQPQGAGMGPGQGMPGMGGPGMGPGMGPGMGGPGMGGPHGLQGQQQAQQQGQLGQQQGQGQGQGPGQGQGQGQPGQGQPGQGQKGYDFEKSPRSKRRRQSKDEK; translated from the coding sequence ATGAACAACAACCCGTACCAGTCGTTGTCGCGCAACCGATTTGCTCCCATGGCGCGCAAGGGCAGCGAGGACATGTCCAACGCGGGATCGGGGCACTTGCAGCACGCACAGCTGCCTTCTAACATGCCGACACAACAGGGACAACAGGGTCAACAACAGGGTGGTCCAGGACAACAGGGTCATATGGGCCAGGGTCCTGGGCAGGGACAGGGGCATATGGGTCATGGACTAGGCCCTCCAGGGCAGCAGGGCATGCCGGGCCAGGGTTCTCCTCAACCAGGACCCCCCCAAGGTCTGGGAATGGCTGGTCATACACCCCAGCCCGGTCATAACCAGCCGAATCCCAACCCAGGTCACACTCCTCAACCTGGTCATAACGCCAATCCGGGCCATACGCCCAACCCAGGCCATACTCCTAACCCTGGACATCCACAGAACCcccaacagcaacagcagcagggccagCCGGGTATGCCTAATCATACGCCTAACCCCGGCAACGCTCCTACGCCTGTTCCGGGCCCCAACCCCGGTCCCGGCGTCTCGGGCCCCTCACCTAACCCCGCGGGACTGGGACAGCCCGGAATGGCACAGCCTGGGTTAGGACAGCCCGGCCAGATGGGCCCTGGAGGCCCGAATTCGAATCCAGCGTTTGCTGCAGCCCAAGCTGCCAAACTGCAGGCTATGAACCGTATGGGAAAACCAATTCAGCCTGCTCAAGGATTCCGGAAACAGATCGTCGGTACCGCTATTGTGCGTCTTTTGCAGTACTGCGAGATTCTGGGAACCACCAACGAGGCAATTCTCACCGATATCAATTTTTGGAAGAAGTTTGTCGGTGATTTCTTCTCTGAAAATGGACTCATGCGGTATTCCGTGTCTAACGGTAAAGAAACGAAGCAATTCGAGGTCCCCTTGCAGATCATCCCGCGATATTATCACACGTTCTTCATGAGTAACACAAAACGGATTCAGATTGTGCTGGAGAACCCGCGTGAGTTTCTCACATCCCAGTCGGGCCATTTTGTGCAATGTACTAGGGCCTCTGTGATTTATACCTTTAAGGATGGCGTTTCTGTGGTCTCCACTGGATCTATGAGAACTCTCCTGAATCGGTTTTTGCGAATCGAATGGCTGGATTTCCATACTCTGGAGCATCAGGAGATGGTTCTGCGTCAAAACATCCCCCAGATGATCCAGTGGGATAGAGACAACAATCAGGGTCAGAATAACAACGAGGGGGGGCCTCCTTTTAGTCTGAAACCCTCGAACGTCACGTCTTTCGGAGTGGCTAGCTCTGTGATGCGGTGTCTTGAGATCTCGGAAACAATGTCTCATATGCGCGACCTTATGATGTTTTCGCTCCAGACTAATGTCACTGGTCCTCTGCATGCACTCGAGACCTTTTCCAAGGTTCTCCAGAACCGAGATCAGGGTCAGGCAGCGGGATTAGGACAAGCGCCAGGGCTTGGACAGCCTCAGGGCGCTGGAATGGGACCTGGACAGGGTATGCCTGGTATGGGTGGTCCTGGAATGGGACCTGGAATGGGACCTGGAATGGGTGGACCCGGTATGGGAGGTCCCCATGGACTTCAAGGACAGCAGCAAGCTCAGCAGCAAGGCCAACTAGGCCAGCAACAAGGCCAGggtcaaggtcaaggcccgggtcaaggacaaggtcaGGGCCAACCCGGACAGGGCCAGCCGGGACAAGGACAGAAGGGGTATGATTTTGAAAAAAGTCCCAGGAGtaagaggaggagacagaGTAAGGATGAGAAGTGA
- a CDS encoding uncharacterized protein (Compare to YALI0C04884g, similar to uniprot|Q03193 Saccharomyces cerevisiae YDR090C Hypothetical 34.6 kDa protein), giving the protein MAVEETTASTVLSTIGTVLWCIQLAPQVIHNYRHKCTEGLPPIMLFLWGSSAVPFGVYFIAQRGGVALQVQPQIFGIFSFIGWFQCLYYPPIQRPMKYCLILVGCTIVAAACIEVGLSIGFRYLYDRGTTWPNLMIGIIACVLLAAGLLPPYYELWKRNGQVVGINFVFLTMDSLGALFSFLSLLFQKGDFDVLGCILYLIVLALELGIMTSHVIWLLRTRKERKLNSELTVANDIEEGPKDNLESEGTDISESLTATEEGNGKNRLHGVAVEV; this is encoded by the coding sequence ATGGCAGTGGAAGAAACGACGGCTTCGACCGTCCTGTCAACAATTGGAACCGTGCTGTGGTGCATCCAATTGGCACCCCAGGTGATCCACAACTACCGTCATAAGTGCACAGAAGGCCTCCCACCAATCATGTTGTTTCTATGGGGTTCTTCGGCCGTTCCGTTTGGAGTATATTTCATTGCTCAGCGTGGAGGAGTGGCTCTTCAGGTGCAGCCCCAGATTTTTGGAATTTTCTCTTTCATTGGCTGGTTTCAGTGTCTCTACTATCCCCCGATCCAACGGCCTATGAAATACTGTTTGATTCTGGTCGGATGCACGATCgtggcagcagcttgtATTGAGGTGGGACTTTCTATTGGATTCCGGTACCTGTACGACCGTGGAACCACCTGGCCCAATCTCATGATTGGAATCATTGCCTGTGTCCTTCTGGCTGCCGGTCTGCTGCCTCCTTACTACGAGTTGTGGAAGCGAAACGGACAGGTGGTTGGAATCAACTTTGTGTTTCTGACCATGGATTCACTGGGAGCTCTATTTTCGTTCCTGTCGCTGCTGTTCCAGAAGGGCGACTTTGACGTGCTGGGCTGCATTCTGTACCTCATTgtgctggctctggagctgggCATCATGACTTCCCATGTGATTTGGCTGCTTCGAACCCGAAAGGAGAGAAAGCTCAACAGTGAGCTTACAGTGGCCAATGATATCGAAGAGGGACCCAAGGATAATTTGGAGAGCGAAGGAACCGATATTTCCGAGTCTCTGACGGCAACCGAGGAGGGAAATGGAAAGAACCGGCTGCATGGGGTGGCCGTTGAGGTTTGA